In the genome of Bacteroides mediterraneensis, the window CAGTGCGGGTCGGGGAAAGCCAGTTTTTTAGTCAGTTGGAAAACCATGGTGTGCAGATTATGAGAGAATACTCAGTTGGTTGTTTGCTACGGTGACCGTGACGTCGCCTCCCTGTTTCAGCGAGCCGAAGAGGATTTCCCGCATCAGCAGCGGCTTCAGATGGCCTGCAATGGCGCGGTCCATTTCCCGGGCCCCGTATTCCGGGTTGAAGCCTTCCTTCAGCAGCCATTCGTGGGCTTCGGGCGTCAGATGCAGACGGACGTTGCGACGTTCCAGCTTTTCGTCCAGCTGGCGCAGTTTCTTGTCGAGTATCTGTATGGCCATTTCCCGGCTCATGTCGTGGAAGACCACGGTTGCCGACAGACGGTTCAGAAATTCCGGTTTGAAGGTTTTCTTCACCTGGCGGAGCATGGCCTGTCCTGTGGTCACCTGGCTGTTGAAGCCGATGGACGCCTGGTGCGCATACTGTGCCCCCGCGTTCGAGGTCATGATGAGAATCAGGTGGCGGCAGTCAGACTTCCGCCCCTTGTTATCCGTCAGCACCGCATAGTCCATCACCTGCAACAGGATGTTGAAGATGTCGGAGTGTGCCTTCTCGATTTCATCCAGCAACAGCACACAGTTGGGCGTTTTCCGGATGGCATCCGTCAGCAATCCCCCGTCCTCGTAGCCGATGTATCCGGCCGGCGAACCAATCAGTTTGGCGATGGTATGCTTCTCCATGTATTCGCTCATGTCGAAACGCACCAGCGAGATACCTAGTTCCGAAGCCAGTACCTTGGCCACCTCTGTCTTGCCCACTCCCGTAGGGCCGACAAACAGCAGGCTGGCCAGCGGCTTGTGCTCGTCCAGCAGTCCCGCCTTGGCCATCTGCACGGCTTCCACCACCTGCTTGATGGCCTCGTCCTGTCCGTAAATCTGTCCGGCGATGTGGTCGTAAAGGGCTTCCAGCGAAGCGTTGTCTTCCTCCTTGAACGCATTCGCATCAATCTTGCAGGTGTGCGACAACACCTCCGTAATCAGTTTCTTGTCAACCGTCTGTGCTCCTTCGTCCGTGGGATGGATTTCCCGGTAGGCCCCGGCCTCGTCAATCAGGTCGATGGCTTTGTCGGGCAGGAAGCGGTCGCTGATGTAGCGGTCGCTGGCCTTGACGGCATATTCGATGACTCCCGGTTCGTAGGTCACGTGGTGATACGTTTCGTATTTTTCCTTCAGTCCCTCCACGATGCGGACAGCTTCGTCGATGCTTGGCTCTTGGATGTCAATCTGCTGGAAGCGGCGCACCATGCCTTTGCTGCGCGAGAAGTACCGGTTGTATTCCTCGTAGGTAGTAGATCCGATGAAGCGGATATCACCCTGTTCCAGGTACGGTTTCAGCATGTTCGACGCATCCATCGAACCTTCGCCGATTTGTCCGGCTCCGATGAGGTTGTGTATCTCGTCGATATACAGAATGGCTTTCTTTTCCGCGCTGAGGCTCTTCATGACACTTTTCAGGCGTTGCTCGAAGTCGCCCCGGTATTGCGTACCAGCCAGCAGGCTTCCCAAATCCAGCTCATAAATATGGCTGCCCCGCAGGCGTTCAGGCACTTCGCCGGCTTCTATGCGGGCCGCCAGCCCGTAGGCCAGAGCCGTTTTTCCTACTCCCGGTTCGCCGATGTGCAGCGGGTTGTTCTTTTCTTTCCGGCACAGCACCTCGATGGTCCGCTCCAGTTCCTTTTCCCGGCCAATCAGCGGGTTGTGGGTGTCCAGCTGATCGTTCAGGCATGTGAGGAAGTTCTTCCAGGGACCACGCGCGTCTTCCGTTTCGTTTTCCTCCAGGCTGAGGTCATCTCCATAGATGACTACCAGCTGGCTGATAAAGTCCGGAATCCGTTCTTTCAGGTGTTTTTTCAGGAAGAAGCATGCCCATGAGTCGGGCAACAGCAATATGGCCTGCACCAGATGGGGTACGTCGAGCACCTCGGAACCCGACGATTCCACAAAACCGTATGCATTCTGGAACAGCAGGTTCGATTGTACCGAGAACTGCAGTTCGTAGTTTGCATCTTCCGGCACCTGTTCCATTTTCTGGGCCAGGTACTCGTCTACTTCTTCTTCCAGCACGGGGATGTGACAGAAACATTCTTCTACAGCTTCCACAAAAGGGTCTTGGTTAAAGAGCGCGCTGAGAATGTGTTCCGGGGTGATAAACTCATGGCGGTAACGGAATGCCAATCCCTGGGCAAACGACAGCGCTTTGTCTACATATACAGATTTTTTGATGTGACTCATTGGTTTTTTACAGTTTAATTGTCTTCAGGTTCTACAGTCAGTCGCAGGGGAAATCCTTCCTCGCGGGCCATTTGTGTGGTTTTCTGCGCCTTGGACTGCGCGATGTCATAAGAATAGATGCCTGCCGTGGCCGAGCCTTCCAGATGAATTTTCATGGTCAGGTCCTCGGCCTGCAGCTGCGATTTGAAAAACACGAGTTGGAGTACCTTCACCACGAAGTCCATGGTGGTGAAGTCGTCGTTGTGGAACACCACCTTGTAGTGCTTGGGTTCGCTCAGTTCCACATGTGTCTTTTCTTTACATAACGATTGTTCTTTTTCCATTGTGGTCTAATTCAGATGATTGGTTGGGAAAGGAGGTCAGCGTGCCGTCTCCAAGGTAAATTCCTGGCGGTCGTAGATTTGTCCGCGGGTGTCGGTCACCGCAATGCGGAAGGTGGCCGTGCCGTTCTTCACACGCTTGCCCACACTCACGGTAGCCGTATATTTCACTCCGTTGCCCGGCAGAATCTGTTCCACCAAGATGGAGGGCGAAATGTGTATCTGTTTGGTCCCGCTGATTTCCGTCACGCTGGGAATCACGTTGTAAGCCGTTTCGCTGCCTTCGTTCATGATTTCAAAAATGATTTTACTGTTCTCTCCACCGTTCAGAATATGGTCGCGGCTGTCGTCGATGAACCGCAGGTTGCGGATGTATAGGGCCGACAGGGCCGACGAGTTGTTGTAGGGTTCGGTGTATACCTCTTCCACGGGGCGTTCTGCCGGATAGCCTTGGGGATTGCCTTCCGCCTCACGCGACTTGGGGGCAGTGAGTGCACCCCCGATGGCCGCTCCGGCCAGGGTACCGATGATGCTTCCGATGGCAGAGCCTCTGTAGCTTCCCCTCCATCCGTGACGGGAGTCGCCCACCAGTCCTCCGATGGCGCCTCCCACGTTGCTTCCGATGGCTGCACCGCCTACGATGGCTCCTGTGTGTTCAGGCTGGGTGGTACCGCATCCGCCGGCCAGCAGCGATACGCCTAAAAGTGCGATGACAATTCTTTTCATGGCTGATATGTGGTTTGGTGTTACTTTTTATTCCCGTACTGGGCCTTGATGGCCGGAAGTTCTTTCTGGATGTCGCTGATGCGGCGGGCGTCGCTGGGGTGTGTACTCATGAATTCGGGTACTTTCCCGCCCGAGCTGGCCGACATCTTCTGCCAGAACGTGACCGCCTTGTCGGGATTGTAGCCCGCCATGGTCATCAGCACCAGTCCCATGTAGTCTGCCTCCGACTCGTGCTTGCGCGAGAAGGGGAGGGTGACCCCATATTGCGAGCCGATGCCGTACACCGTACTGGCCACGTTCTGTATCATCTGGCTTTTGCCCGAAAGGCTCTGTCCCAGCAGTTGGGCACCATACTGTGTCAGCATCTGCTGGCTGATGCGTTCGTTGCTGTGCTTGGCCACCGCATGAGCCACCTCGTGTCCCAGCACCACGGCCAGTTCATCGTCCGAGGAGACCAGCTTCATCAGACCTTCGTACACCACAATCTTCCCGCCCGGCATGCAGAACGCATTCACTTCGTCGCTCTTCACCAGGTTGAACTCCCAGGAGAATTCCTGGATATCTGCCGCCATTCCGTGGTTGCGCAGGTATTGCTCCGTGGCCGCGGCGATGTTTTTCCCTACCCGGACCACCATGGCCGTCTGGGCCGCGTTGGTCGATTTCTGGGCAGTCTTGATATAGTTGTTATACTGGGTCAGGCTGGAAGACAGTACTTCCTGGTCGGAAACCAGCAACAGCTGTTTGCGTCCGGTGAGGGGCACCGAACTGCATCCTGCCAGCATCAGCAGGGAAAGAAAGTATAAACTACACTTTTTTTTCATAACGGTTTCGTGAGATGTTTTACAAACATACACAAAAAATGATGATTTTTGATTATGTTTGTGGCAATAAACTGAAAAAAAGAGATGAAAAAGCAACTTTTTATAGCATGTTCTCTTTGCGGAGCCATGCTGGTGAATGCCGAGAATATTGAGGTGACCTCGTTCAAGTACGCAGGTCCCTATACCTTGATGCAACCCTATCAGGTTGACAGTGTGGACGTTAATTCCAAACCGTGGAAGGTGGAATCACTGCTGGACACGCCGGTGTCGTTTTCCCTGCTCGACGGAGCGGAAGTGAAGCAGGCCGGACAGCTGACACCTTCGTCCGACTATGCCCTGCATCTCATGGGCTTCGTGCTGGAGAACACGCACTACGGCCAGGTGTCGCTGAAGGTGGAGGGGGCTTCCCACTATCAGGTGTATGTGGACGGCAAGCGGGTGGAAGACACTTCGCTGTCGCTGGATCCGGCTACCCATCAGGTGGTCATCAAATACCTTTCCGTGCCGGGCGAACAGAGTGTGCCGAAAGTGAGCCTAGATGCCAAGCAGGACGGGGTGTTCAGTCTCCGTACCGAACAGGGGCGTCTGTTCACCCTGGCCGATGTGCTCCACGGCACCCGTATCACAGGCACCGAGCTTTCAGCCGACGGGAAATACCTGATTACTTCGTATACGGTGACGAAGGAAGGCGGAAAGACTACCTCGCAGACCAAGGTCAAGGAACTGAAGACCGGCAAGGTGCTGGCTACGCGGGAAGAGACGCTGCACTGGATGCCGCGTTCCGCTAAGTATTATTATGTACGTCAGGGCGTATCCGGACGGGAACTGGTGACGGTGGACCCTGTCTCCGGACAGGAGGAAGTGTGGGTGAGCCACCTGCCGGAAGGTAGTTTCCGGGTAGCGCCCACCGAAGACTACCTGCTGTTTACCCTGGTGCAGAAAGGTCCGGAAGAGAAGAAGGAAATCTATGAGTTCATCGACCCCGATGACCGTCAGCCGGGATGGCGCAACCGTACCTATCTGGCGCGTTTCGACGTGAAGACGGGGGTCTGCCAGCCGCTGACCTTCGGCTACAAGAACGTGTGGGCCACGGATATCTCGTCCGACGGGCGGTATGTGCTGATGATGGCTTCCAACCACCGCATGGGCAAGCGTCCGACCACCTTGTTCTCGCTTTACAAGATGGACGTGCAGACCTTGCAGGTGGAAGAGCTGGTGAAAGACGACGGTTTCCTGATCAACGCCCTCTTCTCGCCCGACGGCCGTCAGGCGCTGCTGGCCGGTTCGCCGGAGTGTCTGGGAGGGATCGGCAAGAACGTGAAGGAAGGGCAGACCCCGAGCATGATTGACATCCAGCTTTACCTGATGGACCTGCAGAGCAAGCAGATTGAACCGCTCACCAAGACGTTCAACCCGAACGTGATGCAGGCGGTGTGGTCGGCGGCCGACAACTGTGTCTACTTCAATGCGGAAGACCGCGACTGCATCTCCCTGTTCCGTCTGAACCCGGCAAAGAAGCACATCGAAAAGGTGAATGTGCCCGAAGAAATGGTGCTGGAATTCTCCGTGGCCGAGCAGGCGTCTTCCCTGTCGTTCTACGGGGAAAGTGCCTCCAATGCGCACCGCCTGTATGTGGTCGATTTGAAGAAGGATGCCTCGAAGCTGGAAGAAGATTTGCACGGGGAACTGAAGGACGTGCTGCTGGGCGAATGCAAGGCCTGGGATTTTGTCAATTCGCGGGGCGATACCATCTGCGGACGCTACTACCTGCCGCCTCATTTTGACTCGGACAAGAAATACCCGATGATTGTGAACTACTACGGCGGATGCAGTCCTACCAGCCGGAACTTCGGCAGCCGTTATCCGCACCATGCGTATGCGGCCTTGGGCTATGTGGTCTATGTGGTGGAACCGAGCGGAGCCACCGGCTTCGGCCAGGAGTTCTCTGCCCGCCACGTGAACACCTTCGGCGACTATGTGGCCGACGACATCATCGAAGGCACCCGCAAGTTTGTGGAAGCCCATCCGTTTGTCAACGGCAAGAAGATTGGATGTATCGGTGCTTCCTACGGCGGTTTCATGACCCAGTACCTCCAGACGAAGACCGATTTGTTTGCCGCTGCCATCTCGCATGCCGGCATCAGCGACCACACCAGCTACTGGGGCGAAGGCTATTGGGGCTATTCCTACAGCGAGGTATCGGGTGCTAACAGTTACCCGTGGCAGAATCCGGAACTCTTTGTCGGCCACAGTCCGCTGTTCAATGCCGACAAGGTACACACCCCGCTGCTCTTCCTCCACGGTTCGGCAGATACCAATGTGCCGGTGGGCGAAAGCATCCAGATGTTCACGGCCCTGAAACTGCTGGGACGGGAAACGGCCCTGGTGGTAGTGGACGGACAAGACCATCACATTCTGGACTATCAGAAGCGTATCCAGTGGCAGAACACCATCTTTGCGTGGTTTGCCAAATGGTTGCAGGATGACCCGACGTGGTGGAACACTCTTTATCCCCCTAAAACGTTGTAAGCCGGATGAAAATCATACATACCAGTGACTGGCACCTGGGGCAGCAGCTGTTCGATTATGACCGGAGTGAGGAACAACGGGATTTCCTCCGGCAGCTGCGCGACCGGGTAGCCGCAGAACAGCCCGACGCGTTGCTCGTGTCGGGCGACGTGTTTCATTACTGCAGCCCTTCGGCCTCTGCCCAGCGGTTGTATACCGATGCCCTGGTGGCCTTGCACGAGACGTGTCCGTCGATGCAGATTGTCATTACGGCGGGCAACCACGACAGCAGTTCCAAGCTGGAAATCAGCCGTAACCTGTGGAAGTATGCCGGAGTGACCGTGGTCGGCTCCATCTGCCGCAACGAGGCGGGCGAGGTGGACCTGGAGCGTCACCTCGTGGAGGTAAAGGACGGAAACGGGGAACTGAGGGGCTATGTGGTGGCCCTGCCTCATGTCTATCCGCAGAACTTCCCGTCTTTGGACGAGGAGGTGCCGCGCGAAGACCGGCAGCGCTTCTTTATCCAGACTTTGCTCGACCGGGTGGCGGAGCGGAACGCGGCCCGACTGCCGGTGGTGCTGATGGCCCATCTGGCCGTGACGGGAAGCGACATTACCGGACAGGATGACGGACGCGGCGGCATGGACTACACCGACATCCGTCTGATGGGCGAGGGGTATGATTACCTGGCCCTGGGACACATTCATTTTCCGCAGACTTTGCCCGGCGGACGGGCCCGCTATTGCGGTTCTCCGCTGCCCGTCAGCTTCGACGAGAGTTACGGACATTCCGTGAGCGTGGTGGAACTGGCCTCACACGGCGCCGTACCCGAAGTGCGTATGTGTCCTGTGCGGAACCTCTGGCCCTTGAAGGTGCTGCCCGCGCAGGCCGTCCCCCTGGAAGAGGCTTTGGCGGTCTTGCAGGCCCTTCCCGACGAAGAAAAGCTGTACGTGCAGCTGCATGTCCGTATTCAGGACGTGCCTCCGGCCTATTGCATGGAGCGGGCCTACGAACTGACCCGCGGCAAGCAGTGCCGTTTCTGCCGTTACAAGTGGGAACGGGAGACGGCGGAACCGACCGAGGACACGACGGAACTCGACGTGGACCGCTTGCAGACCTTCTCTCCGTCGCAGGTGGCCGCCATCTATTATCGCGACAAGTTCCAGCGCGACATTTCGCCGGAAATGCTCGACCTGCTGGAAGAAGCAGTGAAACGGGTGCAGACCCAAGAAGAGGAATAAGAACGCATGAAATTACAGAAACTCATTATCGAAAATATTGCTTCCATCGAAAAGGCGTGCATCGACTTTGCACACGGGCCGTTGGGCGAGGATTCCATCTTCCTGATTTGCGGACCGACGGGAGCGGGCAAGTCCACGCT includes:
- a CDS encoding AAA family ATPase, which produces MSHIKKSVYVDKALSFAQGLAFRYRHEFITPEHILSALFNQDPFVEAVEECFCHIPVLEEEVDEYLAQKMEQVPEDANYELQFSVQSNLLFQNAYGFVESSGSEVLDVPHLVQAILLLPDSWACFFLKKHLKERIPDFISQLVVIYGDDLSLEENETEDARGPWKNFLTCLNDQLDTHNPLIGREKELERTIEVLCRKEKNNPLHIGEPGVGKTALAYGLAARIEAGEVPERLRGSHIYELDLGSLLAGTQYRGDFEQRLKSVMKSLSAEKKAILYIDEIHNLIGAGQIGEGSMDASNMLKPYLEQGDIRFIGSTTYEEYNRYFSRSKGMVRRFQQIDIQEPSIDEAVRIVEGLKEKYETYHHVTYEPGVIEYAVKASDRYISDRFLPDKAIDLIDEAGAYREIHPTDEGAQTVDKKLITEVLSHTCKIDANAFKEEDNASLEALYDHIAGQIYGQDEAIKQVVEAVQMAKAGLLDEHKPLASLLFVGPTGVGKTEVAKVLASELGISLVRFDMSEYMEKHTIAKLIGSPAGYIGYEDGGLLTDAIRKTPNCVLLLDEIEKAHSDIFNILLQVMDYAVLTDNKGRKSDCRHLILIMTSNAGAQYAHQASIGFNSQVTTGQAMLRQVKKTFKPEFLNRLSATVVFHDMSREMAIQILDKKLRQLDEKLERRNVRLHLTPEAHEWLLKEGFNPEYGAREMDRAIAGHLKPLLMREILFGSLKQGGDVTVTVANNQLSILS
- a CDS encoding ATP-dependent Clp protease adaptor ClpS, whose translation is MEKEQSLCKEKTHVELSEPKHYKVVFHNDDFTTMDFVVKVLQLVFFKSQLQAEDLTMKIHLEGSATAGIYSYDIAQSKAQKTTQMAREEGFPLRLTVEPEDN
- a CDS encoding glycine zipper family protein, with translation MKRIVIALLGVSLLAGGCGTTQPEHTGAIVGGAAIGSNVGGAIGGLVGDSRHGWRGSYRGSAIGSIIGTLAGAAIGGALTAPKSREAEGNPQGYPAERPVEEVYTEPYNNSSALSALYIRNLRFIDDSRDHILNGGENSKIIFEIMNEGSETAYNVIPSVTEISGTKQIHISPSILVEQILPGNGVKYTATVSVGKRVKNGTATFRIAVTDTRGQIYDRQEFTLETAR
- a CDS encoding M48 family metallopeptidase, whose protein sequence is MKKKCSLYFLSLLMLAGCSSVPLTGRKQLLLVSDQEVLSSSLTQYNNYIKTAQKSTNAAQTAMVVRVGKNIAAATEQYLRNHGMAADIQEFSWEFNLVKSDEVNAFCMPGGKIVVYEGLMKLVSSDDELAVVLGHEVAHAVAKHSNERISQQMLTQYGAQLLGQSLSGKSQMIQNVASTVYGIGSQYGVTLPFSRKHESEADYMGLVLMTMAGYNPDKAVTFWQKMSASSGGKVPEFMSTHPSDARRISDIQKELPAIKAQYGNKK
- a CDS encoding prolyl oligopeptidase family serine peptidase; protein product: MKKQLFIACSLCGAMLVNAENIEVTSFKYAGPYTLMQPYQVDSVDVNSKPWKVESLLDTPVSFSLLDGAEVKQAGQLTPSSDYALHLMGFVLENTHYGQVSLKVEGASHYQVYVDGKRVEDTSLSLDPATHQVVIKYLSVPGEQSVPKVSLDAKQDGVFSLRTEQGRLFTLADVLHGTRITGTELSADGKYLITSYTVTKEGGKTTSQTKVKELKTGKVLATREETLHWMPRSAKYYYVRQGVSGRELVTVDPVSGQEEVWVSHLPEGSFRVAPTEDYLLFTLVQKGPEEKKEIYEFIDPDDRQPGWRNRTYLARFDVKTGVCQPLTFGYKNVWATDISSDGRYVLMMASNHRMGKRPTTLFSLYKMDVQTLQVEELVKDDGFLINALFSPDGRQALLAGSPECLGGIGKNVKEGQTPSMIDIQLYLMDLQSKQIEPLTKTFNPNVMQAVWSAADNCVYFNAEDRDCISLFRLNPAKKHIEKVNVPEEMVLEFSVAEQASSLSFYGESASNAHRLYVVDLKKDASKLEEDLHGELKDVLLGECKAWDFVNSRGDTICGRYYLPPHFDSDKKYPMIVNYYGGCSPTSRNFGSRYPHHAYAALGYVVYVVEPSGATGFGQEFSARHVNTFGDYVADDIIEGTRKFVEAHPFVNGKKIGCIGASYGGFMTQYLQTKTDLFAAAISHAGISDHTSYWGEGYWGYSYSEVSGANSYPWQNPELFVGHSPLFNADKVHTPLLFLHGSADTNVPVGESIQMFTALKLLGRETALVVVDGQDHHILDYQKRIQWQNTIFAWFAKWLQDDPTWWNTLYPPKTL
- a CDS encoding exonuclease SbcCD subunit D C-terminal domain-containing protein produces the protein MKIIHTSDWHLGQQLFDYDRSEEQRDFLRQLRDRVAAEQPDALLVSGDVFHYCSPSASAQRLYTDALVALHETCPSMQIVITAGNHDSSSKLEISRNLWKYAGVTVVGSICRNEAGEVDLERHLVEVKDGNGELRGYVVALPHVYPQNFPSLDEEVPREDRQRFFIQTLLDRVAERNAARLPVVLMAHLAVTGSDITGQDDGRGGMDYTDIRLMGEGYDYLALGHIHFPQTLPGGRARYCGSPLPVSFDESYGHSVSVVELASHGAVPEVRMCPVRNLWPLKVLPAQAVPLEEALAVLQALPDEEKLYVQLHVRIQDVPPAYCMERAYELTRGKQCRFCRYKWERETAEPTEDTTELDVDRLQTFSPSQVAAIYYRDKFQRDISPEMLDLLEEAVKRVQTQEEE